The following are encoded in a window of Anopheles gambiae chromosome X, idAnoGambNW_F1_1, whole genome shotgun sequence genomic DNA:
- the LOC133391672 gene encoding uncharacterized protein LOC133391672, with product MAPISGRVPVSVLAPVSVRALASGQAPVSGRASGIGLASGSGLASEAGLAPVSRLAPISGRASGSGRAPVSGRASGSGLASGSGLASGAGLASGSGLASGAGLASGSGREPRKYMREDVELCLRMANAVKKQNIIYNKKSPHYKNRDRQNDAWMCVAEEVGLTMAEAKKMWHNMLAKYRSYRSKVRQSMQTGSAYAEVYRPRCLGGFVVYERCVGGR from the exons ATGGCACCGATATCAGGACGGGTACCGGTATCAGTACTGGCACCGGTATCAGTACGGGCACTGGCATCAGGACAGGCACCGGTATCAGGACGGGCTTCGGGAATAGGGCTGGCATCGGGATCAGGCCTGGCATCGGAAGCAGGACTGGCACCGGTATCAAGACTGGCACCGATTTCAGGACGGGCATCGGGATCAGGACGGGCACCGGTATCAGGACGCGCTTCGGGATCAGGCCTGGCATCGGGATCAGGACTGGCTTCGGGAGCAGGCCTGGCATCGGGATCAGGACTGGCTTCGGGAGCAGGACTGGCTTCGGGATCAGGACGGGAACCGCGTAAATATATGCGAGAG GACGTGGAGCTCTGCTTGCGGATGGCTAATGCggtaaaaaaacagaacatcaTCTACAATAAAAAATCTCCGCATTATAAAAACCGAGACCGTCAAAATGATGCATGGATGTGTGTCGCAGAAGAGGTCGGGTTGACCATGGCAGAGGCCAAAAAAATGTGGCACAACATGCTGGCCAAATATCGGTCATACCGATCCAAAGTGCGCCAGAGCATGCAGACCGGGTCag CCTACGCCGAAGTTTATCGCCCGCGATGCCTGGGAGGCTTTGTCGTTTATGAACGATGCGTCGGAGGACGCTGA
- the LOC133391671 gene encoding uncharacterized protein LOC133391671, whose translation MNVNQNGSGPGTASRQRSKSVQQSGPGPATISVMAPISGRVPVSVLAPVSVRALASGLAPVSGRASGIGLASGSGLASEAGLAPVSRLAPISGRASASGRAPVSGRASGSGLASGSGLASGAGLASGSGLASGAGLASGSGREPRKYMREDVELCLRMANAVKKQNIIYNKKSPHYKNRDRQNDAWMCVAEEVGLTMAEAKKMWHNMLAKYRSYRSKVRQSMQTGSAYAEVYRPRWPAWKALSFMNDASEDAEHADTVRIICFFFVSVNRSTAHFVIKCISCTL comes from the exons atgaatgtaaatCAGAACGGATCAGGACCGGGAACGGCGTCAAGACAGCGATCGAAATCGGTACAGCAATCGGGACCTGGACCAGCAACGATATCAGTAATGGCACCGATATCAGGACGGGTACCGGTATCAGTACTGGCACCGGTATCAGTACGGGCACTGGCATCAGGACTGGCACCGGTATCAGGACGGGCTTCGGGAATAGGGCTGGCATCGGGATCAGGCCTGGCATCGGAAGCAGGACTGGCACCGGTATCAAGACTGGCACCGATTTCAGGACGGGCATCGGCATCAGGACGGGCACCGGTATCAGGACGCGCTTCGGGATCAGGCCTGGCATCGGGATCAGGACTGGCTTCGGGAGCAGGCCTGGCATCGGGATCAGGACTGGCTTCGGGAGCAGGACTGGCTTCGGGATCAGGACGGGAACCGCGTAAATATATGCGAGAG GACGTGGAGCTCTGCTTGCGGATGGCTAATGCggtaaaaaaacagaacatcaTCTACAATAAAAAATCTCCGCATTATAAAAACCGAGACCGTCAAAATGATGCATGGATGTGTGTCGCAGAAGAGGTCGGGTTGACCATGGCAGAGGCCAAAAAAATGTGGCACAACATGCTGGCCAAATATCGGTCATACCGATCCAAAGTGCGCCAGAGCATGCAGACCGGGTCag CCTACGCCGAAGTTTATCGCCCGCGATGGCCAGCCTGGAAGGCTTTGTCGTTTATGAACGATGCGTCGGAGGACGCTGAACATGCAGACACGGTAAGaataatctgttttttttttgtttctgttaatCGATCTACCGCACACTTTGTTATTAAATGTATTAGTTGCACACTTTAA